The Roseibium sp. Sym1 nucleotide sequence AACCTGCCGCGTGTGCCCTGGCATGCCGATCATTACGGCAAGATCGCGCGTTTCGCCCATGACGACCTGATGGCCGACAAGACGAACGTGCGCGACTGGGCCAGGGCCATGCTGACCGACGGGATTGCACTTTTGACCGGCCTGCCGGACACGGACGCGGCCCTGCTTGATACGGCCGGCCTGATCGGCCATGTGCGGCCGAGCTATTTCGGCCAGGTGTTCGAGGTCAAGACCCATATCAAGCCGACCAATCTCGCCTTCACCTCCAAGGCGCTGCCGTTGCACACGGACCTGCCGGACGAGGACCTGGCACCCGGCGTCCAGTTCCTGCATTGCCGGGCGAATTCGGTGGAAGGCGGCAACTCGATCTTTGCCGACGGGCTGGCGGTTGCCCAGGATTTCCGGGCGCTGTACCCGGAGGACTTCGAGCTGCTGGTCGACATCGACGTACCCTATTACTGCGAGCACGACACGTTCGACATGCGCGCCCGCCAGCGGGTGATCGAACTGGACGAGCACGGCGCCATCTCCGGCGTCACCATCAGCCAGCACCATGCCGACATTTTCGACATGCCGCAGAAAGATCTCGACCGCTATTATCCGGCCTTCTGCCGGTTCGGCAGGATGATGCGCGACGACAGGTACCTGATGCGGTTCCGGTTGAACGCGGGCGAGTGTATCGTCTTCGACAATCACCGCATCGTGCACGGCCGCGCCGCCTATTCGGCCACCAGCGGCAACCGGCACCTGCGCGGCTGCTACACGGACCGGGGCGAATTGCGCTCCACATACCGGATCCTGTCGGGGGAAGGGCGGTTCAAATGAGCGTTGTTACGGAGGTTGCCTTCGGCAATACGGAACGGCAGAGCGAGCAGGCACTGCGCGAGGATCTCGCGGCCGCGTTCCGGATCGCGGTCAGGCTCGGCTGGCACGAATCCGTCGGCAATCATTTTTCCGCCGCGGTCTCGGAGGATGGCGCCAGCTTCCTGATGAACCCGAAATGGCGGCACTTCTCCGAAATCCGCGCCAGCGACCTTCTTCTGCTCGACGCCAATGACGAGGAGGTGATGGAGCAGGAAAACGCGCCGGACCCGTCCGCCTGGTGCATTCACGGCACGGTGCACCGGACCAATCCGAAGGCGCGCGTGCTGTTCCACGTCCATCCGCCGCATGCCACCGCGCTGGCCTGCCTCGCAGACCCGTCGATGAAGCCGGTCGATCTCAACACGGCGCGGTTCTTCGGCAAGGTCGCCGTCGATCTCGGCTTCGGCGGCATGGCCGACGAGGCGGAGGAGGGGCGGCGTATTGCCGAGACCCTTGGTGACAGGCCGGTGCTGATGATGGGCAATCACGGCGTCTCCATTGCCGCCGAAACCGTGCCGGAGGCCTTCGAACATCTCTATTTCTTCGAGCGGGCGGCGGAGACCCTCCTGAGGGCCTATGGCTCCGGCCGGCCTTTGGCGGTCATGTCGGACAACCTTGCCGCCAAGACCGCCGCCGAGTGGGAGCCCTACAAGGGCATGGGCTTTGCCCATTTCGACCACTGGAAGCGGCAGCTGGACCGGAGCGAGCCGGATTACAGGGACTGAAGGACTGGCGTCCCTTCGTCTGCATCCCTTCCGGTGTCAGTCCGGGCGAGCGCAGTGCAAGCTGTGCGCTGATCCGGAATCCGGCGGATGCGAGTTCGCAATCACGACAAAGGCAGCTCTCTGCTGCTATTGCAGGAAAAATAGAAAAACCTGACCGCGCACACCGCTGTCATCTCCGCGAAAGCGGAGACCCAGGATGTCTCATCGGCAACCTTTTTTGCGTAAAAGCCGCCGCCCGGGAGTCCTGGGACCCGGCTTTCTGTACATTTCGCGTTGATGGCAGGGGGAGAGGGCGATGGCGCTAACACAAATTCAGTGTCACCCCGGGCGAGCAACGCGAGACCCGGGGCCCACTCGTTTCCAGAGAGAACAGCATGTGGCGACCAGGATTTTCCGACCATCATCGGCTTTGACAAGGTGATTTGCGAGTAGGCCCCGGATCTGCGCTGCGCTTGTCCGGGGTGACACCGAGGGTATTGCACGTCCGAGATCCCGAAAGTCACGCTGGAGCTTGGGAAACTGGCAATTAACGCCTGTAGTACCCGCCTAATACCCGCTCGGATCCGTTGCCTGCTAGCGTTCCTCTATCGCTTTTTGCCAAGCTGGAGGACAGAGCATGAGTGCGAAAAAGATCCTGATGATCACCGGTGACTTCACCGAGGACTACGAGACCATGGTGCCGTTCCAGGCGCTGCTGGCCATGGGCCATGCGGTCGACGCGGTCTGCCCGGGCAAGAAGGCCGGTGAGACGGTCGCCACCTGCATCCACGATTTCGAGGGCGACCAGACCTATTCCGAAAAACGCGGCCACAATTTCACGCTGAACGCGAGTTTCGCCGAGGTCGATGTCGCCGCCTATGACGCGCTGGTCATCCCGGGCGGGCGCGCGCCGGAATATCTGCGCCTCGATGCCGGGGTTCTGGCCGCGGTCGAGCACTTCATGGCCGAAGGCAAGCCGGTCGCCGCGATCTGCCACGGTGCGCAGATCCTGACCGCGGCCAAGGTCATCGACGGCCGCACCGTCTCGGCCTATCCGGCCTGCCGCCCGGAAGTGGAACTTGCCGGTGCGACCTATGCCGACATCGCCATCGACGGTGCCGTCACCGACGGCAATCTGGTCACCGCCCCGGCCTGGCCGGCCCATCCGGCCTGGCTCGCCCAGTTCAATGCGGTGCTGACTGGCGAGGCCGCCGGGTCGCTGGCGGCGTAAGGCAGGGCAAGCAGCACCTGCTGCAACCACAGCCTCATCCTTCGAGGCAGCGCCGACGCGCTTCCTCGGGATGAGGCGGAGTTTGTAGTGAAGGCGGTGCCACTGGTGCTTCTCCTCCCCCTTGTGGGGAGGGGATCGGGGTGGGGGTCTTTACCGCTTCTGCCAAGGTTACGGCTTCGCCGTTTACGAATACCCTAACCCTTCCCCACAAGGGGGAAGAGGATTAGGTTGAATGCGTGTCGAAGGCATACGTGCCCGTCGCCATGAAAAGCGTGTGAAAAGACAGAAATACGGAAAGCCCGGAGGATACGACATGTGCAAATTGTTCATCGATGCGGATCCGGCGCTTTGGGAAAGCACGACGAAGTCCCTGCGGATCGACGGCATGGTCACTTCCGTGCGCCTGGAGACCTTTTTCTGGAAGGTGCTCGACGAAATCGCCGGGCGCGACGGCATGAATGTGGTCCAGCTGATCACCAGGCTGCATCACGAGAGCATCGATGCTGGCCATGATCTCGGCAACTTCACCAGTTTCCTGCGTGTGTGCTGCGGCCGGTACCTGGCGCTGCAGCTTTCAGGTGACGTGCCCTCCGACACCCGCCTGCCGATCGCGGGCCTCGATGCCGACGGCATCCTGGAGGCCGAGAGCGGGCGGGTGCATTAAGGCGCCGGGACTGCGGCGGAAGGTGTCGAAAACATCAATATTGATATGCATGTCTGCTTTCGGGAAAAAGCTCCTGAAACTCTCAGAGTAAT carries:
- a CDS encoding DJ-1/PfpI family protein, whose translation is MSAKKILMITGDFTEDYETMVPFQALLAMGHAVDAVCPGKKAGETVATCIHDFEGDQTYSEKRGHNFTLNASFAEVDVAAYDALVIPGGRAPEYLRLDAGVLAAVEHFMAEGKPVAAICHGAQILTAAKVIDGRTVSAYPACRPEVELAGATYADIAIDGAVTDGNLVTAPAWPAHPAWLAQFNAVLTGEAAGSLAA
- a CDS encoding ribbon-helix-helix domain-containing protein, translating into MCKLFIDADPALWESTTKSLRIDGMVTSVRLETFFWKVLDEIAGRDGMNVVQLITRLHHESIDAGHDLGNFTSFLRVCCGRYLALQLSGDVPSDTRLPIAGLDADGILEAESGRVH
- a CDS encoding class II aldolase/adducin family protein, translated to MSVVTEVAFGNTERQSEQALREDLAAAFRIAVRLGWHESVGNHFSAAVSEDGASFLMNPKWRHFSEIRASDLLLLDANDEEVMEQENAPDPSAWCIHGTVHRTNPKARVLFHVHPPHATALACLADPSMKPVDLNTARFFGKVAVDLGFGGMADEAEEGRRIAETLGDRPVLMMGNHGVSIAAETVPEAFEHLYFFERAAETLLRAYGSGRPLAVMSDNLAAKTAAEWEPYKGMGFAHFDHWKRQLDRSEPDYRD
- a CDS encoding TauD/TfdA family dioxygenase, which produces MLGTGETGVLLQENGLDVPLGDGRTAYFNYYWLRDNCPSSFDPETRERVFDVFGMNAAPKAASAVISNGALEIAWTGSNHVTRMPLDRLVQFSSGQKRADVANLPRVPWHADHYGKIARFAHDDLMADKTNVRDWARAMLTDGIALLTGLPDTDAALLDTAGLIGHVRPSYFGQVFEVKTHIKPTNLAFTSKALPLHTDLPDEDLAPGVQFLHCRANSVEGGNSIFADGLAVAQDFRALYPEDFELLVDIDVPYYCEHDTFDMRARQRVIELDEHGAISGVTISQHHADIFDMPQKDLDRYYPAFCRFGRMMRDDRYLMRFRLNAGECIVFDNHRIVHGRAAYSATSGNRHLRGCYTDRGELRSTYRILSGEGRFK